The following proteins are encoded in a genomic region of Capsicum annuum cultivar UCD-10X-F1 unplaced genomic scaffold, UCD10Xv1.1 ctg2574, whole genome shotgun sequence:
- the LOC124890825 gene encoding serine/threonine-protein kinase Nek7-like: MKEKTRPSPGKSISPRGSRDRQLKLKEKRTVLYFDESDNIQPRNLSNNYNTFRAKLDTKTVDPTSYSVRISQDSEDSKSREMSEAAVCNGYDQQETISKTETTITPSLSSSRAKTWSEEQEHVSPEHASRFDEGDTKNNKTKELEVLSSPLDHEEADIVECISAKSSRMTLSDGRFNDKTRSFDEESTSSNSHECREVAIDFLSTESDGSLLHKHELEKKATAVYDTKQDKKDSLRALDDKVSQLKSLAALANKEDKDDWGNATEQRAEALESLLGVCARLLKQEKIDELAGVLKPFGDDGMSSREIVIWLTKSLMTAQKLSKGS; the protein is encoded by the exons ATGAAAGAGAAAACACGACCATCACCTGGAAAATCTATCAGTCCGAGAGGTAGCAGAGACAGACAGTTGAAGCTAAAAGAGAAGAGAACTGTCCTTTACTTTGACGAAAGTGATAACATTCAGCCAAGAAACTTATCTAACAATTATAACACGTTCCGAGCAAAACTTGACACTAAGACAGTAGATCCAACAAGCTACTCGGTTAGGATCTCTCAAGATAGTGAAGATTCTAAAAGTAGGGAGATGAGTGAGGCAGCTGTTTGCAATGGATATGATCAACAGGAGACTATCTCAAAAACAGAAACTACGATCACTCCAAGCTTGTCAAGTTCAAGGGCAAAAACATGGTCTGAGGAGCAAGAGCATGTTTCTCCGGAGCATGCTAGTCGATTTGACGAGGGTGATACGAAGAATAACAAGACAAAAGAGCTTGAGGTGTTGAGCAGTCCACTGGACCATGAGGAAGCAGATATAGTGGAATGTATCTCCGCAAAATCTAGCAGAATGACATTGTCTGATGGAAGATTCAACGATAAAACACGATCCTTCGATGAAGAAAGCACTTCATCTAATTCACA CGAGTGTAGAGAAGTTGCTATTGACTTCTTGTCAACTGAAAGCGATGGTTCACTTCTACACAAACACGAGTTAGAAAAGAAAGCAACCGCAGTTTATGACACCAAACAGGATAAGAAAGACTCTCTTCGAGCACTGGATGATAAGGTTTCACAGCTCAAGTCACTAGCTGCATTAGCTAATAAGGAGGACAAAGACGACTGGGGTAATGCTACTGAACAAAGAGCTGAAGCTTTAGAGTCTCTTTTGGGGGTTTGTGCGCGACTACTTAAGCAGGAAAAAATAGATGAGCTTGCTGGTGTTCTGAAACCATTCGGGGATGATGGAATGTCGTCTAGAGAAATAGTAATCTGGTTGACAAAAAGTCTCATGACTGCACAAAAGTTGTCCAAGGGGTCGTGA
- the LOC107846129 gene encoding zinc finger A20 and AN1 domain-containing stress-associated protein 8-like, whose amino-acid sequence MESSKETGCRAPEDPVLCINDCDFFGSAATMNMCSKCQKDMILLKHEHSKLAAASSKDIVRRSSSSDESERAFAGAAVACADLASQISQVKSKEGLKKCTACRKRVGLTGFSCKCGDLFCAVQHYSDKHNCPFDYRNAGQNAIAKANPIIVAEKLNKI is encoded by the coding sequence ATGGAGTCATCTAAAGAGACAGGTTGTCGAGCTCCAGAAGACCCCGTCCTCTGCATCAACGACTGTGATTTTTTTGGTAGTGCAGCTACGATGAATATGTGTTCCAAGTGTCAAAAGGACATGATACTACTGAAGCACGAACATTCAAAGCTTGCAGCTGCATCCAGCAAAGATATCGTACGCAGAAGCTCAAGCAGCGATGAATCAGAACGTGCTTTTGCAGGTGCCGCGGTTGCATGTGCAGATTTAGCCTCTCAGATTTCACAAGTGAAGTCAAAAGAGGGTTTGAAAAAGTGCACAGCTTGTCGTAAGCGTGTGGGCTTAACGGGGTTCAGTTGCAAATGTGGTGATCTTTTCTGCGCAGTTCAGCATTATTCAGACAAACACAACTGCCCGTTTGATTATAGGAATGCTGGTCAGAATGCAATAGCAAAAGCAAATCCTATCATCGTAGCAGAAAAGCTTAATAAGATCTAA